The Vespula pensylvanica isolate Volc-1 chromosome 3, ASM1446617v1, whole genome shotgun sequence nucleotide sequence GTCTGTTTTTCCCTCTTACTCGTTCTTTCAAGGtcatgaagaaaaaagatcttacTTTCGAATACCTTATGcttatattcttttccatgtaaaatatcgaattatgaTGATAAACGACTTCTTAGATCACTTCTCAGTTCCTTTCTCATAACCCGAATACAAAAAATGTTatgttacaataaaaataaataaataaaaatggataacgagaaaaaagaacgtgcgaatcgaacgaatcgtAGTCGATTGAaaatcactctctctctctctctttctctctctctctctctctctctctctctctctttctctttctctttctctcttcatacCTTACTATACTcattatgtattaaaaaagcCGTACGAATTGTCTCTGTGTTATCTGTGATATGTCGTCAGATTGTTGTCTTCCACCTGACCTACGACCCCTTTCGCTACCCTTACCTTAAATAGTCCGTCTTTACTTTATTTGGTTATGTCTTGTCTCTTCTCTTGTTCTACCCCTTTTTTCACCCTACCCTCCTTAGTGCGTTAgccatgatatatattatacgtatataatggTATGTTGCGGTATCGTGTACTTTATCGAACCTGGTCTTGTGTTGTTTGTGTTGCCAGGCTTGCACTTTTATGTATGACCCTGTCGAACTTGTCTAATAGTAAACGTCCTTTTTTagcattaattataattacacatAACACATACGCTGACTTTATTACGCGCCTCTTGCGTATAAACGActatctttcgttttgtttttcgttaacATCGttcctttaatatatatatttatatacatatacatatatatatatatgtatatgtatatatatatatatatatatgaacacagagttgatgataattattatcacggATGTGTATGCCATTTTCCGTTTTGTCTACGTATGctcaatgaataaaaatgaaaaaagcaaacagatagagaaacaaaacagaaagaaagaagaagaaaaaataaagaaatttatatatgaaacaaGCATTCAcgtatacaaacatacatacacacacactcatcCACAGAAACATACACGCACAATTCGTTCGTCTTTACGAGTCGGGATAAAAAAAACCATCATCGTTCTGAGTACTGCGTCGGTACCGTATCGCTTAAGACGAAGGACCACCACCCGAAATAACCGTCCCAACCTCTTTGTCCCTTGTCTGCGTCTGTTTATCACCTGTCTACGATGTACCAACGACCAGCCCTTAGCCCTAAACCATTACCAATATCACCACTACTACTGATATACCATAACCAAGTACCACCATTACCGAATACCTTGTGTCTGTCTTCTTCGATCCGATCCGATGAGATTATTATCTGACCCaccgagaaaaaagaaaaaagataaataaataaataagaaagaaaagaaaggaaatcgGTAATCAcggcaagagaaaaaaaatagagaacaagaaaaattcaCGACGGAAGtttaaacgaaagaaggaacaaaTTTTGAGAATTCagaagtatattaaaaaatactggaaaaaaaaataatatgaaaaaagaaaacaaaaaaaaaataaacaagagaaaaaatatagaagaaaaaaaacgcaATCACGAAATCGTTATTCGACCATGCGTCCGTCCGTCTACTCGATTCCTTCTctatttaagaataataaaaaataaataaataaataaataagtccAATACGATTTGTTCCTTCGTGAATTTAAttgttgtattattataatatttcttacaaatcataattttttcaaatgaaaataattagtgCGTTAATGTGacgtttaaaaagagaaggaatgtCGTTGGCtgattttttctcgttccttgAATTTctgtataaatgaataattaaataagtatcaagatgtatgtatatttcgtatatacttatatatacgatacataGTATATCTAGAATTCGTCGAAATTGCagtatatcaaaaaaaaagaagggaatgaaaaagaaaaattaaaaaatagagaaaaagaatcgcaGTGGCGTGTCGGTGCATCCCTCGCGtcattcgaattttttcaacCGAGACACCGTTCGTtcactttttcgttttccattttatatatatatatgtatgtatatatgtatgtatatatacatatatatacatacatatatatatttatatatatatatatatatcctttagGTTGGTGTCTGTCTTACATTAAAGAATCTCTCTCAGTGTGTTCAAAAGTTATCtgttttttcaacttttttttctctctctttctctctttctctctctcattttatatatatatatatatatatatatatatatatatatatatcaattttttttctttgtaccaTTCACTATGGTTTGGACTTACAGTAGTGAGACGACTGTGCCTGCCACCTTGCTGTGCTCGTACTTGGAGGATCAGCTCCCCAGCAATGTTTGATCCTCAGGTCCTCCGACTGACAGCACGGTGcatcatgaaaataaaaaataattgagatAGATAAGAGATAATAGAGCAAAATTCGCGTTACATCGATTCGTGGGGGAAATGTAATCCTCCAAGAACGACAATAACCCTATATGCAATCCCTTAGGgagagataattttatatatatatatatatatatatatatatatatacatatatatttctttatatatatatatatacatacatgtataagtaaatatatgaatcgaatatataatacgcatctatttctatatatttatttatacattaaagAGGGACATATATACGATTTGTTACGCGAGTATGTTCTCTTActatcacacatacacagataaACAGACCAAAGAGAAATAGTACGTTGCAAATTTCATCTTATATCTCACTTCTACCGACGCTGACGACGATGCTGACGACGACGCTGACGACGACGCTGACGACGACGTTGAAAAGCATCGAGAAAAGCTCGTTGTTATAACGCTTCCCCTTTGAGCGATATCGCGTAACAAAccgtatgcatatatgcatatgcgGTAgcgcatataaatatatatctatatatattgtatctaCCTCGCTCTACCTCTAACatcgattttcattattataatcacCGCCACACAGAATCGCTTGAAATTATTCAGCTTTGACATATTCCGTCTTATAAAATCACAGATAAAATCCAGTTGACACCCTCCGTGCCCTTAAACCTTGACACCctcaaaattatatacaatatatatatatctctctttttcttatgcCTCTAATTACATATcttatacatgatatatataatatacatatatactataatatatacatatatatatatatatatatatatatatatttatgcatgcTTTCTATCACAAAATCTCCACGAATCATCACGAAACCACCCCTTATCTCactccgtctctttctttctttttctctctctctatctctctatctatctatttcactCTCATACACAACCTGCCTCGCGTCAAATTAGCATCTTTTTCATCCCGTAATTCAAAACCTAGCAAGCTATAAAAAaccaccaaaaaaaaaaaagaaagaatgaaaaaaaactAAGAAACATGGTTCCCACTTCGCCGCCGTCTCGTCGTCGACCTAATTTTCGCGAGAGAGAACGTAACGTGCATCGTTTCTAGTGCACGACCCTCGACTCGTGACACAACCAGCCTCAAAATTCCAAGCATCCTTGCAATCACGGAACTATAGTTTTTGTAAAATTGATTGAGACTTGTATGGttgttagtattattattattatcattatcattactattattattattattattattattattattattattattaatattattactatattatcgCTTCTCGATCGGAACCGGCAGTGCATCATCAGACTGCATCGTGCTCCTTCGCATTCCAAAGAGCCCTTCCTggccctttttttctctctttatcttcgagACAAACCCCCTTCGTTGCTCGCGCGGTCTTCCCTTCTtccaattctatttttttgcttGATTCGTTAAACGAACGACGGCCGCACGTACGCCGCACGAATGCCGCACGTAAAATGGGGTTGCGGATCGCATTGGCAGCGAAGTGAGAATATTGACTCGCGTCGAAGCGTTCTCCGCGGAAgctgattttatttaatacatggaatcgatctttctttcatttgaaaaaatatataaatgaatgataaaaattattgcttTATTTCCGGTTATCTAAAACTCctttccgttttttctttctttatccaatTGGATTTAtgatcgtttttattacttttgtcgataatcaaaatcaaaatttctCAAAACGAATCAGCATTCCGCGGATTTCAACGTTTCGGCGAACGTGGTCCTACTTTCGAGGACCTGGATATATCTCTAATTTGTAACAGTCGTGTTGCGGTGATGAGAGGCCAAGTTGTAACCGAGCAAGGACTTGGAATAGTAGGCATCAGAGTCTCCGTTGACAGGGACTCACGATTTGGATTCACCTTGACCAGAGCTGATGGATGGTAagactttttattatcttttcttatgtcgactataataatataatgtctTTTAAGGgaatcatataaatatgttcatttgaaaaatacgatataaacaTTCTCTTACTTTCGTAGGAGTATCAtggtcgagaaagaaaaaattaattcgcaGCTCTAATTGGTCTACTTTTATattgtctttttgttttatttgtaattatttttttttattttaatatatctttaactCTCggtttattatgaaaaaaaagttggTTGCAAACACGATATGAGAAAGcatgactttctctctctctctctctctctctctctctctctctctctctctctctctgtttctctctgtccctctctctcaaaaTTTTTTACCGGAAGCAGTCAAATCTGTTCACTAATTACGTAGTATACACCTCAAAGGTATGCGTAATATTAGCATTTACATATGACGGACGCAACATGTATGGCAGGGTTTTGAACGTCCTTCGTAATAGGATCAGCCTTGCATTGTAATGAAGGGAGGGAGACACGAAACACCTATATCAGACAGGTATATAGTAATCCTAGTGAGGATAATCCTGAAATACAGAGCTGGAGGAGTTGGGACGGTAGACCACATCAAAGCCTCTGCTAATGATGTCGAAAGCTTGCTAATTACTCCGTGCAAATCTATCTGATTAGCCCGACCTCCGCTCCCCACCACCCTCCGATTACTCTCTACATTTTCCTGTAATGTATCAAATTGTGGATAGGAAACATTACCGAACGGCGTCCAACAAACTCGTTGACataatatcttaatattttaacacAATATCGGAGTAATAACAACTTTGCTTGGcacgtgttctctctctctctctctctctctctctctctctctctctctctctctctctccctctctttccctctcccttacatttcgtttcgataaaCATCACGATTCAAtcgcaaaataatattattatttgtctgATATATCGTGTTTCTTGTATCAATAATCAAATCGAAATACAAAcgacaaaataaataaggGCTGTAAAAGTATTATACATTGGCGAGAAAACAAGGAGATCAATTAAAGTGGGGGAGATCATTTCGACCACATAATTCCATTCGCAgattcaaattttaataactttgttaaatatttatgaatgattAACATCGATTCTATTGAGATGGATCACCAAAGCATAATACGTATAGTCGCTCAGATTGAAAAGGTATTTGCATATTTCGATCAGGTTCGACGTTTTGGTTAATGGTGGAGGAGCCGTGACATTGCAATTTCAACGTAGCCCATTCAAACCTCTTACGAGGACTGTGTTCGTGCCCTGGAATCAGATCGTTGTTTTACCACCCGTCGTGATGACCCTTAGCAAGGAAGGAGAGCCGTACAAATCTAATCAGCCACCTAGTCCAGCAGTCGGTAAATATCAACTATAATTGCGATGATGCAATTAggtctttatttttatttcgatcgtgcGGTATAGCTAATtaacttcttttattatctctcgaataactttcatttttttatcggGATATTTAAAATGACCAATGAAACTGTTACTTTATCGTCTTGTTTCTTCGATGTACACATGTGCCGTCTTTGTTCCGTCCTTAAGTGTTCTAcgttttagtttcttttcatttatggCTTACAATATAATAGGCTTCCCAGGGATTTCCATGGGGCTCTTTAGCGAGCACGGACCATGTTTGGAACACGATCATGAGACTCTACGTCCAATCATCGTTAGCACATGGATGCCAGAAAAAGTGGGTGGTTTGCCAGGGAAAAGTCTGGTATTCGCTGAGAGCCAAGTAAGCCTTATTATATGATGTAATTAGTTCCCTCCAAGTTATATCGTCGTTAAGTaaatccattattattattattattattattattattattattattattattattatcgtattataagGAAAcgatatcgtatattttttttattaatgagcCCATCTTCAATTTTACAACAGATCGTCCAAGAAAGTATCGCCATACCTGGATCTAATCTCCATTTGATGTATCAAAGTAGTCAAGCTGCTGGGTACCTTTCTACTGTTAGAATGCAATTGACTGGACCATTTATTCCAAAATCTTTAACGCACGTACACGTGCACGTAGAAATCGAGGGTTCACTTCATACAAAAACCTATGAAGCCGACCCCAATTTGACGCACACTTTCGCATGGAACAAGAGAAATGTCTATAAGCAAAAAGTATACGGAGTTGCACAAGCAAGAATTTCAATCGGTTATCAACATTCTACTTGCCCTTCCGTCATATGGGAAACTCAAACTGCGATTTTGCAAGGATTTGACGTAGACATTTCCGATATCGGTGGTTGGGGACTCGATATCCATCATCATTACAACTTCCACGAAGGAATCCTTCAAAAAGGGGATGGATCAACGTTACACTTCAAACAATATCCACGTACCGTAAAAGTAGTAATGGGTACTGGTCTTCAAAGAAGCTTGGTCTGTCAAAACTGTGATGGTTTGGCCAAAGATGCTAGACTTTTGACACCGGTAGCTCTTACCAGCGGTCCAGACGGTAGTATCTACGTCGGTGACTTTAATCTCGTACGTAGAATTACACCCGAAGGAAACGTTTATACCGTTTTAATTTTAAGGTAACTACTTACGTTCAAATTCCTAAGAAAAAGTAATCTTGATCCATcatacgaataataatcttaaCGATATTCCACAGTGCAACTCAAGTAGCCTATCAGTACTATCTATGTGTCTCCCCTGCCGACGGACATCTATATATCAGTGATCCTGAAAAACATCAGATATTAAAAGCGCTTTCATTAGAACAAGTTCAGGATCCTAGCATCAACATTGAACCGGTTGTCGGTAGCGGTGAAAGATGTATTCCGGGTGACGAGGGTCATTGCGGAGACGAGGGTCCAGCGATACGAGCAAAATTGGCCCACCCAAAAGGTAAACAATGATAATTACTGATTATTTAGAGCATAAATCAATATGACATTATTCGGAAATCATTGTGTCATGTTTGTTATTTATGTTCTCGGCTATAAATCACTTCAATAGTTTCTATTGTTATGTGATTATATTATCCTATTAGATTGTAATTGCTTATTAAACAGGTATCGCGATTGCTGCCGATAAAACTATGTATATAGCCGATGGCACAAACATACGCGCTGTCGATCCACATGGTATTATACACACACTGGTTGGACATCATGGTCACCACAATCATTGGTCACCGGCACCATGTGTTGGTGCTATACCTGCTCATCAAGCTCAATTGCAATGGCCGACAGGATTGACTCTAAGTCCTCTCGATGGATCCCTACATTTCATTGACGATAGACTTGTGCTGAAATTAACCAGTGATTTAAAAGTACGCGTAGTAGCCGGTACACCTCTTCACTGTACCAGTAATGCCAACAACAACGGCAATGCTAACACCAGCGAACTCACCAAATTAAATTCGACTATAGCAACGAATCTAAAGAAATCCGATGACGTTCTTGGTTCGGTTTTAGCCGTTGGTTTTAGCCCAACCGGTGAACTTTACATAGCCGACAGTGATTCTCATCGGGTTAATTCTATTAGAATAGTCGATTCCTCTGGAAAAATGTCTCATTTTGCTGGACAGCAACAGGAACGATTACGTGGTCAATGCGAATGTAATAATACGACTCCTAGTACAAAAGATTTGGATGCATGTACTTGCACAGATGATACCAGTAGCACGGAGACACTTTTATCATCGAATGCCAAGTTCACTGCCATATCAGCCTTAGCAGTATCTCCTGATGGCGTTGTTCACGTCGCGGATCAAGGAAGTTTACATATTTTGGCTTTGCAACCATATCTTCCGAATCACGATGAAAGTGGCGAGTTCCTCATTCCCTTCCCTCCGTCTAACGAAGTTTACGTGTTCAATCGTTATGGTCAGCACATATCTACGAAGGACCTAACATCTGGAAAAACTCGGTATTCGTTCCTATACAGTAAAAATACTAGTTTTGGCAAACTCTCCACTGTAACTGATAGCGCAGGAaacaaaatacaatttttacgaGATTACAGTAGCGTGGTTAGTACAATTGAAAATACTCAAGATCATAAATCcgaattgaaaatttctgCCGTTGgttttctcgaaaaattatCTGAAAGAGGTAGAGCGGAGATTGCTCTTGGATATGATGGTTCTACTGGTCTACTCACGAGTCGTTCAGGGgtaattacatatacatatatatatatatatatatacatatacgtatttcAGGAAAACTgattaaaacttttctcttttcccttttctctccaGGGAGACGAAAcctatatttacaattatgaCGGTTTGGGAAGAGTCACTGATGTAATCTTACCAACaggagaaaaattaaaattatcttcggATCTTTCTAACGACGAAGGTCTTTCCGTACAGGTATCTGCTCCTCTTCAAGCATTGTCAAAAGGAGATAAACAAAGATTTGTAGAATTTGAAATGAAGAATGAGAGATCTAAAATGCTTACTATCACCGATGGTACGTGTGcttaacaaattataaatcttcaataatttaaccaactaattttctcttttatataattactatgTATCAACGATTGTTACAGGTACGAAAATTATGAAAGCAACTTCATTCACGAACAGTAGTTTGGCAGTATGTCTTCCTAGTGGTGGAAGAATATTAAGTGCAGCGACGACTAAACATCCTCTGCTTGAAGCCGCTTTGCCGGTGGAAGCAGAAATGTTACCAATGTGGAGTTATCAAGTGATGTCCCTCGGTGAACTAACAAATACAATGACCACCACTTATAATCTTGTCGGGGACGTAAGCCACTTTCAACAGACACTTAATAGAGAGATCTGGGTAAACGATACAAGAGTAATCGCTGTCGAATTTGAACAAGCATTCAGGCGAGAAACTTTCTACGACAAAACGAGAACACCTCTATTGACTGTGATCTTCGATCCTGCTGGATTGCCATTACTTTGGCAACCTCACGAACAAGGACATAACCTTAGCATCACTTACGATAGATTTAATCGTATAGAAAGTTGGAAATGGGGTGCATCGGACGAATCTTATGGTTACGATCGACATGGCCAATTGGCAGATGTCACCAATAGTCAAGATGGCACAAAACGATATACCTATAACGACTTCAACATGCTTTCCAAGATAACTCTTCCTAGCGACAGACATTTCTCTTTGGAATACGACGATGACGGTGGCCTACGGCATATTATTCTTCCATCAGGAACGAaacattctttctcttgtcaAGCCTCTCTCGGTTTTCTTCGAGTAACATATACACCACCAGGAAGTACTAGAGCGTATCTTCAACACTACAGTCACGATGGTAATCTTCTACAAACTGTATTTCCTGGCGATGGCGCACGTATCGTCTATAGATATCATACATCTGGACAATTGGCTGAAGTCGTTCATGGTGATggaaaaagtgaaataagGTACACCGAAAGTGGTTTACCTTCTGAAGTCATACATTCTGAAAGAGATGTGGAATATAGATGGGATTATCAATATAGTGCTGGTCTTCTTGTCGAAGAACGTATAGATTTCGGAGCCAAAACCGGACTCAGCAATGCCAAATTTACTTTTGATTATGATTCGAACTTCAGATTGATCGCTGTACAGGGTAGAATAGGCGGTCAAACTTTACCACCTCACACCATGGCTTACAATCCAAGAACTGGCTTATTGGAACAGATAGGTCAATTTAAAATAACGAAACCACAAATAAACGAGACTACGGTTTTCGATGGCACTGCACTTTTTTCAAGGATTACCGATGATAGATTCCACGAAACTCAAGTGACAGTAACTATTCACAGTTTGGAAGTGTTTAGAATGGAATTCACGCACGATTCTCGAGGACGTATAAATCAAACCAGGACGTATACTCGTAACGTTGCTGTTAATACGTACACCAACGTGAAAAATTACACATGGGATTGCGATGGACAATTAACGGGTGTCGAAGCACAAGAACCATGGGGTTTCAAATATGACGGAAATGGTAATATGTTATCGCTTCGATATCGTGGAAACACCATACCCATGGAATACAATACCATggatagaataattaaattcggCGAAGGTCTTTACAAATACGACAATAGAGGTCTTGTGGTTCAAAATGCTAGAGAAGAGAGATTTAATTACAACGCTAAAGGTCTATTAGTACGTGCCACTAAACGTGGCCGATTCGACGTCCGCTATTATTACGATCATCTCGATCGTTTGGCAacgagaaaagataattacgGAAACGTGACTCAATTCTTTTATAACAATCAAAAACGTCCTCACGAAGTCAGCCAAATATATAGTCCACGTGATGGAAAGCTAATGTCTTTGGTTTATGACGATAGAGGCCATCTTATTTATGCACAAGTTTATcgacataaatattatatcgccACTGATCAGTGTGGCACGCCTATAATGATTTTCAATCAATATGGCGAAGGCATAAGAGAAATCATGAGATCCCCATACGGACACATTGTGTATGATTCGAACCCCTATTTGTACTTACCTGTTGATTTTTGTGGCGGATTGTTGGATCAggtgaattatatttatatatacatataaacttatattttatatttttagaatgtatatatatatatatacatctatttatatatattaacagaaagtattaatatgatattaatattaataaatttgataggTAACTTCATTGGTTCACATGCCAAATGGAAAGGTTTACGATCCTTTGATAGGCCAATGGATGTCTCCTCTTTGGGAAAATGTCTTGGACAGGATAGATACACCAACGCATCTGCATCTTTATAGATTTAACGGGAACGATCCGATCGATATCAGGCATACAGATAGACCAAATCAACCCACAGGTAAAAGacataaatatcaattatattatagatcaaTATactcaaatatataatatcttttttttccacttttttctaGATCACATATCATGGTTCACACATCTTGGATACGATCTAAAGAGTTTAGCACCTCAATTATTCCCTGACGAGCTTCCCGATAGTTTGGTACCACCGGCTCTTGGTCCAGGTACTTCTATATTTggcaagaagaaaagaacgagaaatcTTGGTGTTCAATCAGGCTTTTTAGCCCACATTGCTCAAAGACATTCTGGTGATGCGATGAGCCTTTCAGCACCACCACGATCAGCTCTTAAAAAAGACACTAGTGAACTAATCCCGAGTCGTTTAGGTGCTGCCTCAGATCCACCGTTCGGTAAAGGAATCCTTGTTTCGAGAACAGCCGATGGACAGGCTGTAGTGTCGAGTGTGCCAACGGCGAACGCTATTTATGGTGACGTCTTCACCTCGGTGTTCAATCGTTCGTATTTCCTACCGTTCACGTTCGTCGTTCACAGTGCTCAACAAGATGCTTTTTACTTCGTCAAGGAAGAAACTTGGAGAGCTAGCGAGGATCGTGGTCAATTGAAACGTCTCGGTGGACAAGTGAATACTACTTTCCACGAGAACGAAAATGGCAGTGGAAGTAGCTCGCTGATCGACGTGAAGATACACGGTACCAGCTACGTCGTCAATTTGCGATATGGCACGACAgccgagaaagaaaagcaacgaCTTCTTCATCACGCAAAAGCAACTGCCATTCGTAAGGCTTGGCATAGAGAACGGGAAGCTCTTAAAGCTAACACTCCAACAACGAACGAATGGATGGTAGCCGAACAGGACGAGATATTGAAAGTTGGTGTAGCCTCGAATTACGAAGgtgaatatatacatgatgCTCAAATCTATCCAGAGCTAGCGGAAGATCCTTACAACATAAGATTCGTCAAAAAAGCCGTTGACACTTCAAGTAAGAAACGACGCAGAAGGAGAGGAGCACCATCTTGCAAGCTTTGGTGGTTGGATAAATTTTGCTAGATCGTCTGGAtcaataaaaacgatatatgGCTCTCCTTCCACTGCCCTTCTTTTTAATGGGTTAATTACTGTCCAAAAAACTGATTGCTatggtctctctcttttggtaGACGTTacgcgaacgaataaaaagaaaggcaatatgagcaaagaaaaagagagagaaaaacgaagagataaagaatgaagaaagaaattataaagagTGTTACTAGAAAGATGAGAATTACTGTGACATATTATCCGCAGTGTTCTTtgatacacacacgtataaaggaagacaaaaagaaaaaaagagaaagagagaaagagagagagagagagagagagagagaaataaaaaaaagaaaaacgtactGAACACTATCAAAAAGTTTTATACCAAAGTCTATTTGTGTATTTCAAAGATGCCAAAAACACTAACGTTATATGATCTACCGCGATAGGGTGTAGTGTGtaagcattaaaaaaaaaagtatgcgTGGCGTGGATTACGGATTAATCTTGCCCGCGGATAAGAGTACGCGACAGAACCGTGATTTGGCAGACGCGCGAAAGccttataaataaatcggtGCAAGAGCTTTccatgaaaatgaagaagaatctctctttctcgaaaagaGATT carries:
- the LOC122627723 gene encoding teneurin-a isoform X6, producing MHHYFTQEDIDRVEYLMSGSPRSYPARSPGVASTPTVTRLPPPQQQVTVGSLGGGLGSGAGNGGTGTVAAQNQAMVMPGFPLRAAAVPHYSPYSPSRFHIDKRCQHRCSWKCFSIALILLAVALTGMLAYFAAVSSMRPIDNNNCVVVQDIKTVTHENAHVHDPISTQIPTEESLPTSTAEHSSAADSVGDQQSDPQIQQSAQQWPAVLELQAYNVAHSAVILPYHFWNTEFRNKQPAFIRLNLTLPWGANFAVYGRRNVAPSVTQYDFVEFVKGGRVDHRLKRDAPSEAVSFMKQATQDFGIEPNRSSQETGTKSIKSYQHILIKRTIVEPMMVNVSLLQYLDTGRWFLSVYNDELQPYKVTLVVTEAEGVSTTCPNDCSGRGSCYLGKCDCIDGYQGADCSKSVCPVLCSSHGQYGGGMCHCEDGWKGAECDIPLGDCQVPDCNQHGQCVRGSCVCNPGWKGAFCNEPDCPDPNCSGHGACVSGKCYCKAGWQGERCNQVDQQVYQCLPGCSDHGTYDLESAACICEEHWTGVDCSQPSCGLDCGPHGSCEQGRCKCHDDWTGTKCDQKPCDPRCAEHGQCKNGTCVCSQGWNGRHCTLPGCENGCTRHGLCTLQDGEYSCECSTGWAGRDCSIRLEMECNDFVDNDQDGMVDCSDSECCSHATCAEHIMCLASKNPVDVLLRKQPPSVTASFYQRVKFLVEENSVQSYAHMDEYTESTFWSSFTPCRVAVMRGQVVTEQGLGIVGIRVSVDRDSRFGFTLTRADGWFDVLVNGGGAVTLQFQRSPFKPLTRTVFVPWNQIVVLPPVVMTLSKEGEPYKSNQPPSPAVGFPGISMGLFSEHGPCLEHDHETLRPIIVSTWMPEKVGGLPGKSLVFAESQIVQESIAIPGSNLHLMYQSSQAAGYLSTVRMQLTGPFIPKSLTHVHVHVEIEGSLHTKTYEADPNLTHTFAWNKRNVYKQKVYGVAQARISIGYQHSTCPSVIWETQTAILQGFDVDISDIGGWGLDIHHHYNFHEGILQKGDGSTLHFKQYPRTVKVVMGTGLQRSLVCQNCDGLAKDARLLTPVALTSGPDGSIYVGDFNLVRRITPEGNVYTVLILSATQVAYQYYLCVSPADGHLYISDPEKHQILKALSLEQVQDPSINIEPVVGSGERCIPGDEGHCGDEGPAIRAKLAHPKGIAIAADKTMYIADGTNIRAVDPHGIIHTLVGHHGHHNHWSPAPCVGAIPAHQAQLQWPTGLTLSPLDGSLHFIDDRLVLKLTSDLKVRVVAGTPLHCTSNANNNGNANTSELTKLNSTIATNLKKSDDVLGSVLAVGFSPTGELYIADSDSHRVNSIRIVDSSGKMSHFAGQQQERLRGQCECNNTTPSTKDLDACTCTDDTSSTETLLSSNAKFTAISALAVSPDGVVHVADQGSLHILALQPYLPNHDESGEFLIPFPPSNEVYVFNRYGQHISTKDLTSGKTRYSFLYSKNTSFGKLSTVTDSAGNKIQFLRDYSSVVSTIENTQDHKSELKISAVGFLEKLSERGRAEIALGYDGSTGLLTSRSGGDETYIYNYDGLGRVTDVILPTGEKLKLSSDLSNDEGLSVQVSAPLQALSKGDKQRFVEFEMKNERSKMLTITDGTKIMKATSFTNSSLAVCLPSGGRILSAATTKHPLLEAALPVEAEMLPMWSYQVMSLGELTNTMTTTYNLVGDVSHFQQTLNREIWVNDTRVIAVEFEQAFRRETFYDKTRTPLLTVIFDPAGLPLLWQPHEQGHNLSITYDRFNRIESWKWGASDESYGYDRHGQLADVTNSQDGTKRYTYNDFNMLSKITLPSDRHFSLEYDDDGGLRHIILPSGTKHSFSCQASLGFLRVTYTPPGSTRAYLQHYSHDGNLLQTVFPGDGARIVYRYHTSGQLAEVVHGDGKSEIRYTESGLPSEVIHSERDVEYRWDYQYSAGLLVEERIDFGAKTGLSNAKFTFDYDSNFRLIAVQGRIGGQTLPPHTMAYNPRTGLLEQIGQFKITKPQINETTVFDGTALFSRITDDRFHETQVTVTIHSLEVFRMEFTHDSRGRINQTRTYTRNVAVNTYTNVKNYTWDCDGQLTGVEAQEPWGFKYDGNGNMLSLRYRGNTIPMEYNTMDRIIKFGEGLYKYDNRGLVVQNAREERFNYNAKGLLVRATKRGRFDVRYYYDHLDRLATRKDNYGNVTQFFYNNQKRPHEVSQIYSPRDGKLMSLVYDDRGHLIYAQVYRHKYYIATDQCGTPIMIFNQYGEGIREIMRSPYGHIVYDSNPYLYLPVDFCGGLLDQVTSLVHMPNGKVYDPLIGQWMSPLWENVLDRIDTPTHLHLYRFNGNDPIDIRHTDRPNQPTDHISWFTHLGYDLKSLAPQLFPDELPDSLVPPALGPGTSIFGKKKRTRNLGVQSGFLAHIAQRHSGDAMSLSAPPRSALKKDTSELIPSRLGAASDPPFGKGILVSRTADGQAVVSSVPTANAIYGDVFTSVFNRSYFLPFTFVVHSAQQDAFYFVKEETWRASEDRGQLKRLGGQVNTTFHENENGSGSSSLIDVKIHGTSYVVNLRYGTTAEKEKQRLLHHAKATAIRKAWHREREALKANTPTTNEWMVAEQDEILKVGVASNYEGEYIHDAQIYPELAEDPYNIRFVKKAVDTSSKKRRRRRGAPSCKLWWLDKFC